A stretch of DNA from Thermodesulfobacteriota bacterium:
CGGTCAGGAAGTTTTTCCCGGGATACATACTGGTAAAAATGGAGCTCAGCGACAGGAGCTGGCACTTCGTCCGCAATATACCTAAAGTAATAGGTTTTGTCGGCGGGAAGGTCAAGGACGGGAGGATCGATCCGGATTCCGTGCCCGACATACAGGAAGAGGAAGTGCTCAAGATAAAACAGCAGATCGAAGAGGGCACGCTCAAGCCGAAGCCTAAAGTGTCTTTCGACAGGGGCGAGACAGTCAAAGTGGTGGAAGGGCCGTTCGCGAACTTCTCGGGTGTTATAGAAGAGGTCAGGCCGGATAAGGCCAAGGTTCAGGTGCTTGTGACTATTTTCGGAAGAACGACGCCTATAGAATTGGATTTTAATCAGGTGGAGAAAATCTAAAATGAAAAAGATAGACGGATACATTAAGCTCCTTGTCGAGGCCGGAAAGGCGAACCCGTCGCCCCCTGTGGGGCCCGCGCTCGGTCAGAGGGGCGTCAATATCATGGAGTTTTGCAAGGCCTTCAACGCCAAGACGCAGAAGATGGAAGGTGTACTCCCGGTAGTCGTCACAGTCTATGCGGACAAATCCTTTTCGTTCGAGGTGAAGTCGCCGCCGGTGTCTTATCTTCTTAAGAAGATAGCAAAGGTTCAAAAGGGTTCCGGTGAGGTTCCGAAGAAGAAGGTCGGGAAGGTGACCAGGGCACAGGTCGAAGAAATCGCGAAAACGAAGATGCCGGACCTTAACACCGATAACCTCGACGCGGCAATGAAGATCGTTTCCGGGACCGCGAGGAGCATGGGTATAGAAGTCGTCTGAACCTTGTCAATGTCGTGCGGGGCCGTCGGGGTTTGGAGCGATGCTTCCGGACGGGGCCGATATGTAAGGGGGTCCCATTGCGTAAGGGATCAAGGTATTCGAGGAGATAGAGTTATGCCAAAGCACGGTAAAAAATACGACGAAGTGAAGAAGTCGGTCGATACTAAGGCGACCTACGGCCTCGACCAGGCCATGAAGCTCCTGGAAGAGACGAAGACGGCCCGGTTCGACGAGACGGTCGAGGTTGCGGTCAAGCTGGGGATAGACCCGAGGCAGGCCAACCAGCAGATAAGGGCCGGTATGGTGCTCCCGCACGGTATCGGCAAGGACATAAGGGTTGCGGTATTCGCCAAGGACGAGAAACAAAAAGAGGCCAGGGATGCCGGGGCCGACCACGTTGGCCTCGACGACCTCATAGAAAAAATATCGGGCGAAGGCTGGCTCGAGTTCGATATTTCCATAGCGACGCCGGACGTTATGAACATAGTGGCCAAGCTCGGTAAGGTGCTCGGCCCGAGGGGGCTCATGCCGAGCCCGAAGGTCGGTACGGTAACGTTCGACGTGGCCCAGGCGGTGAAGGAGGCCAAGGCCGGCCGTATCGAGGTCAAGAACGATAAGGGCGGAGTGGTTCACGCGCCTATAGGCAAGGTTTCTTTCGGCCCGGAAAGACTAAAGGATAACTTTCTCGTCTTCATGGATACGCTGATTAAAATGAAACCGGCGACATCCAAGGGCACATTCGTCAAAAGGATCACGGTCGCCAATACAATGGGGCCGGGGATCAAGGTCGATTTCATCGACGTGCGCGACGAGCTGAAAGGGGCCCGTGTGGCGGCGTAAGGGATTGGGCGTTCTATCGGGGAATTGCGGGTGAATCGGGAAATCGTGAGTAATTAAGGAGTACTTATAATGCTGAGTAAAGCTGCAAAAAACGAGCTGGTTGAAAGGTATAGCGCCGTCTTTAAGGCCAATCCCTCGGTTATGGTCGTCGAGTACAAGGGGCTTACGGTGAAGGAGCTCGAGGGGCTCCGTGACAACCTCAAAAAGGCGGGGACAGAGCTTAAAGTGGTGAAGAATACCCTTTTGCGGATAGCCGCAAAAGACACCGAAATTGAGCGCATCGGAGAATTGTTCGTGGGCCCGACGGCGGTCGCGATATGCGAAAGCGATCCTGCGACGGCTGCGAAGGTGTTTGTCGATTCTGCGAAGAAGATTCCGAATCTCAAGCTCAAGGGCGGTATAGTCGAGGGCACTGTAGTCGACGAGAGCGGTATTACGGATATTTCCAAGCTGCCTACGAGGCAGGAGCTCATAGCCCAGTTCGTAGGGCTTCTGGCTGCCCCGATGTCGAACCTCCTGGGCGCGATCACCCAGATGCAGAGCAAGGTGCTCTATGCGCTGGACGCCGTGAAGGAAAAGAAAGAAAAAGAAGGAAATTAATTGTTTCATGCAGGTTAAGTCATACTTTTATATATTCCAAGGAGGTTTTTAGACAATGGCTGACATTACGAGAAGTGACGTCATCGAATATCTCGGCAAGGCTAGCATGCTCGAAATTTCGGAGTTGATAAAGGAAATCGAAGACAAATTCGACGTTAAGGCTGCGGCTCCCCAGGTGGCGGTTGCGGCGGCTCCCGGCGCAGCGGGCGGAGAGGCTGCCGCTGAACAGGCTGAAAAGACCGAGTTCAACGTTATACTCAAGGCTGCGGGAGCGAACAAGATCCAGGTCATCAAGGCCGTGAGAGAAGTGACCTCGCTCGGTCTCAAGGAAGCCAAGGAGCTCGTAGAGGGTGCCCCCAAGGCGGTAAAAGAAGGTGTAGACAAGCAGGAAGCCGAGAATATAAAGAAAAAGCTCGAAGAATCCGGCGCCGAAGTAGAAGTCAATTAGGTTTTTTCGGGAAAGCCGGTATACTATAGTATCAGTTATTGTGTCGAAGTGGCTGACTGATATTTATATATACCTAATTTCCGACCTTACATCTACTAATAATCTATGCATCCATTCTCGGATAGATTATCGGTTTTGTCGCGGGCGAACGCCTTCTAGGCGGTCTATGCGGAGCTATACCTTTTTTGCCGAGAGAATTTAACAGCAGACTAAGGAAGCAGGTGTTAAATACACATATGGGGGGTAAGTAACGTTGAGCCTTGATGGTTTGGAATCCTATAAACTTAGAAAGAGTTTTTCGAAATTACCATCTATCCTCGAGATACCTCACCTACTGGAAGTGCAGGTCAAGTCCTACCACGAGTTCCTCCAGGCCGAAGTAAAGCCGGACGAGCGTCAGGACGTAGGGCTTCACAATGCATTTAAAACCGTTTTCCCGATAGAGGACTATAACGAAAAAGCCTCTCTGGAGTATATAAACTACAGGTTTGACAGGCCGAAGTACGAGGCGCAGGAGTGCAGGCTGAAGGGTTATACCTACGTGGCCCCTCTCTACGTCACGTTCAGGCTCGTCATATGGGATACGGAATCCGGTGAGGAGCGCACCATAAGGGACGTCAAGGAGCAGGAGGTCTATTTCGGAGAGATTCCGCTCATGACGCCCAACGGTTCTTTCATCGTGAACGGAACGGAGAGGGTTATCGTAAACCAGCTCCACCGCTCCCCGGGCGTGTTCTTCGACCAGGTAAGGAACAAGGACACCGGGTCGGGAAGGTCTTCGTTCTCGGCGAGGATCGTGCCTCACGACGGCAGGTGGATAGATTTCGAATTCGATTCCAAGGACCTCCTCCACGTACGTATAGACAGGAAAAAGAAGTTCCTCGTCAGCGTCCTTCTTAAGGCGCTCGGCTACGACGACAGGCAGATAATGAAGTACTTCTACCCGGTCGAGACGATTTACCTGGGCCCGGACGGGGTTACCAAGAAGGTGAACCACGACGTTCTTTCCTCCCAGAGGGCGAGCGCCGACATCACCGACCCCGAGACGGGCGAAGTCGTCGTCAAGAAGGGCAGGAGGTTCGTAAGGAACATCGTCGAGAAGCTGAAGCGCGCCAACATCGACATCGTTTCCATAGACGAGTCCGAGCTCATGGACAGGTTCGCCGCGACCGACATCGTCGACAAGAAGACGGGGGAGGTCATCGTCAACTTCAACGAGACGATAACCGACCAGAAGCTCGAGGAGATAAAAAGCGCCGACGTAAGCGAATTCGACGTATTTTACATCGACAACATATCGGTGGTCGCGTCACTCAGGAATACCATTCTTGCGGACAAGGTAAAGACCCGCGAAGACGCTATAACCGAGATATACAAGAAATTCAGGCCGACCGACCCGCCGACGCTGAGCGTGGCGGAATCGTTCTTCGACAACATGTTTTTCAACCCCGACACCTACAGGCTTTCACAGGTCGGGCGTCTTAAGATCAACTACAAGCTCAATCACGGCATACCGGACGACGTATCGACGCTGACCCCGGAAGACATAATGGAGACCGTAAGGTATCTCCTCGATCTCAGGGGGGGCAGGGGAACGACGGACGACATCGACCACCTCGGCAACAGAAGGGTCCGCACGGTGGGCGAGCTCATAGAAGACCGCTTCTATCACGGCCTCGAAAGGCTGGCCCGCTCCGTCAAGGAGAAGATGGGCTACCAGGCGGTCGAAAACCTGATGCCGAGCGAGCTGCTGATCCCGAAAACGGTCATCGCCGTGGTGAAGGAGTTCTTCGCCACGGGTCAGCTTTCGCAGTTCATGGACCAGACGAACCCGCTTTCGGAAATAACCCACAAGAGAAGGCTGAGCGCCCTCGGCCCCGGCGGTCTTACGAGGGAAAGGGCGGGTTTCGAGGTGAGGGACGTCCACTCCTCGCACTACGGCAGGATATGCCCGATCGAGACCCCTGAAGGCCCGAACATCGGCCTTATTTCGAGCCTCAGCACGTACGGGAAAATAAACGAGTTCGGCTTCATACAGACGCCGTACAGGGTCGTCAAGGACGCCCGCGTTACGGACGAGATAGTTTATATGAACGCGCTGGCGGAGGAAAAATACATTATCGCCCAGGCCAACGCCCCGCTGGACAAGGACGGCAATTTCACCTCGGAATTCATTTCGGCGAGGCACGGCGGCGAGTTCATGATGGTCGAGCGCGAGAAGGTGGAGCTCATGGACGTTTCCCCTTCGCAGCTCGTTTCGGTTTCGGCTTCGCTGATTCCGTTCCTCGAGCACGACGACGCCAACCGCGCGCTCATGGGTTCTAACATGCAGCGCCAGGCAGTTCCGCTCATACGCACGAGCACCCCTATCGTAGGCACCGGCTTCGAAAGCACGGTAGCCAAGGATTCGGGTGTCGCCGTCCTTGCGAAGAGGGACGGCGTCGTCGAGTACGTCGATTCCGCGAGGATCGTCATAAGCGCGACGGGCGAGACGTCGGGCACCGAAGCGGGCGTGGATATGTACAACCTGCTCAAGTTCCAGAAGTCCAACCAAAGCACGTGCTGGAACCAGCAGCCCATAGTCAAGAAAGGCCAGCCCGTAAGGGCGGGGCAGGTCATAGCCGACGGTCCTTCGACCGATTTCGGCGAGCTCGCCCTCGGGCAGAACGTCCTGGTGGCTTTCATGCCGTGGGGCGGATACAACTTTGAAGACGCAATTCTAATGAGTGAAAGGCTCGCCAAGGAAGACAGCTTCACGTCCATACACATCGAAGAGGTCGAGTGTATAGCGCGTGAAACGAAGCTCGGAAGGGAAGAGATAACACGCGACATCCCGAACGTCAGCGAAGACGCCCTCCGTAACCTTGACGAGAGCGGTATCATAAGGGTAGGGGCCGAGGTAAAGCCCGGCGACATCATCGTCGGCAAAATTTCGCCCAAGGGCGAAACCCAGCTTTCCCCCGAGGAAAGGCTCTTAAGGGCCATATTCGGGGACAAGGCCGGCGACGTAAAGGACACCTCGCTAAGGGCCTCGCCCGGTATTTACGGAACCGTTATAGACGTGAAGATGCTCATATCCCGCGTCGTCGACAAGGACGAGAGGGCCAAGAGCATCGAAGACTTCGAGGTCACCCGCCTGAAGCAGGACAGGGAAGACGAGGTCAAGATATTAAAGGACGACGCCTTCGAGAGGGTAAAGGCCCTCGTCACTGGCAAGGTGTCTTCGGCCAAGCTCACGGTTTCGAGAAAGACCGTGCTCAAGAAAGGCGACAAGATAACGGAAGAGATACTGGGCACCATACCGTTTGAAAAATTCGCCGACATTACGGTCGAAAAGGGCGACGAGATAGAGGCCGAGATAAAGCGCATAGTCGAAAGGACCTTAGAGCAGATAGATCTTACCAACGTCGTTTACGAGCAGCGCATATCCAAGCTGACGAAGCCCGACGAGCTCCCGCCCGGGGTGCTCAAGGTCGTCAAGGTGGACATCGCCGTCAAGAGGAAGCTCCAGGTCGGCGACAAGATGGCCGGACGCCACGGTAACAAGGGCGTCATATCGAAAATCCTCGCGGAAGAGGACATGCCGTACCTCCCCGACGGGACCCCGGTGGACATGATACTTAACCCCCTCGGCGTACCTTCACGAATGAACGTAGGCCAGGTGCTCGAAACGCATCTCGGCTGGGGGGCGAAGGCGCTCGGGAACCAGCTTAACGAGATACTCGAAAGGGAGTACAGCACCTCGGCGCTCAAGACCAAGCTGAAGGAAATATATAATAAATCGAACGAAGTCACGAAGCTTATAGACAATCTCGACGACGACGAGGTCCTGATGATCGCCAAGAGGCTCCGCCACGGCATACCTGTGAAGTCTCCTGTGTTCGACGGCGCGTCCGAAGAAGAGATTAAAAAAATGCTCAGGGATACGGGTCTTCCCGA
This window harbors:
- the nusG gene encoding transcription termination/antitermination protein NusG; protein product: MPKRWYVVHTNTGFEDRVKSYIEDRAKQEGLDDEVLEVLVPTETIVEPVKGGKKKTSVRKFFPGYILVKMELSDRSWHFVRNIPKVIGFVGGKVKDGRIDPDSVPDIQEEEVLKIKQQIEEGTLKPKPKVSFDRGETVKVVEGPFANFSGVIEEVRPDKAKVQVLVTIFGRTTPIELDFNQVEKI
- the rplK gene encoding 50S ribosomal protein L11; the protein is MKKIDGYIKLLVEAGKANPSPPVGPALGQRGVNIMEFCKAFNAKTQKMEGVLPVVVTVYADKSFSFEVKSPPVSYLLKKIAKVQKGSGEVPKKKVGKVTRAQVEEIAKTKMPDLNTDNLDAAMKIVSGTARSMGIEVV
- the rpoB gene encoding DNA-directed RNA polymerase subunit beta, which gives rise to MESYKLRKSFSKLPSILEIPHLLEVQVKSYHEFLQAEVKPDERQDVGLHNAFKTVFPIEDYNEKASLEYINYRFDRPKYEAQECRLKGYTYVAPLYVTFRLVIWDTESGEERTIRDVKEQEVYFGEIPLMTPNGSFIVNGTERVIVNQLHRSPGVFFDQVRNKDTGSGRSSFSARIVPHDGRWIDFEFDSKDLLHVRIDRKKKFLVSVLLKALGYDDRQIMKYFYPVETIYLGPDGVTKKVNHDVLSSQRASADITDPETGEVVVKKGRRFVRNIVEKLKRANIDIVSIDESELMDRFAATDIVDKKTGEVIVNFNETITDQKLEEIKSADVSEFDVFYIDNISVVASLRNTILADKVKTREDAITEIYKKFRPTDPPTLSVAESFFDNMFFNPDTYRLSQVGRLKINYKLNHGIPDDVSTLTPEDIMETVRYLLDLRGGRGTTDDIDHLGNRRVRTVGELIEDRFYHGLERLARSVKEKMGYQAVENLMPSELLIPKTVIAVVKEFFATGQLSQFMDQTNPLSEITHKRRLSALGPGGLTRERAGFEVRDVHSSHYGRICPIETPEGPNIGLISSLSTYGKINEFGFIQTPYRVVKDARVTDEIVYMNALAEEKYIIAQANAPLDKDGNFTSEFISARHGGEFMMVEREKVELMDVSPSQLVSVSASLIPFLEHDDANRALMGSNMQRQAVPLIRTSTPIVGTGFESTVAKDSGVAVLAKRDGVVEYVDSARIVISATGETSGTEAGVDMYNLLKFQKSNQSTCWNQQPIVKKGQPVRAGQVIADGPSTDFGELALGQNVLVAFMPWGGYNFEDAILMSERLAKEDSFTSIHIEEVECIARETKLGREEITRDIPNVSEDALRNLDESGIIRVGAEVKPGDIIVGKISPKGETQLSPEERLLRAIFGDKAGDVKDTSLRASPGIYGTVIDVKMLISRVVDKDERAKSIEDFEVTRLKQDREDEVKILKDDAFERVKALVTGKVSSAKLTVSRKTVLKKGDKITEEILGTIPFEKFADITVEKGDEIEAEIKRIVERTLEQIDLTNVVYEQRISKLTKPDELPPGVLKVVKVDIAVKRKLQVGDKMAGRHGNKGVISKILAEEDMPYLPDGTPVDMILNPLGVPSRMNVGQVLETHLGWGAKALGNQLNEILEREYSTSALKTKLKEIYNKSNEVTKLIDNLDDDEVLMIAKRLRHGIPVKSPVFDGASEEEIKKMLRDTGLPEDGKTILFDGQTGEPFDQKVTVGVMYMLKLHHLVEEKIHARAIGPYSLVTQQPLGGKAHFGGQRLGEMEVWALEAYGASYTLQEFLTVKSDDVIGRTRIFDSIVKGDMNFEPGLPESFKVLQKELQALALDIDLLEEEELGRE
- the rplJ gene encoding 50S ribosomal protein L10, with translation MLSKAAKNELVERYSAVFKANPSVMVVEYKGLTVKELEGLRDNLKKAGTELKVVKNTLLRIAAKDTEIERIGELFVGPTAVAICESDPATAAKVFVDSAKKIPNLKLKGGIVEGTVVDESGITDISKLPTRQELIAQFVGLLAAPMSNLLGAITQMQSKVLYALDAVKEKKEKEGN
- the rplL gene encoding 50S ribosomal protein L7/L12, coding for MADITRSDVIEYLGKASMLEISELIKEIEDKFDVKAAAPQVAVAAAPGAAGGEAAAEQAEKTEFNVILKAAGANKIQVIKAVREVTSLGLKEAKELVEGAPKAVKEGVDKQEAENIKKKLEESGAEVEVN
- the rplA gene encoding 50S ribosomal protein L1, yielding MPKHGKKYDEVKKSVDTKATYGLDQAMKLLEETKTARFDETVEVAVKLGIDPRQANQQIRAGMVLPHGIGKDIRVAVFAKDEKQKEARDAGADHVGLDDLIEKISGEGWLEFDISIATPDVMNIVAKLGKVLGPRGLMPSPKVGTVTFDVAQAVKEAKAGRIEVKNDKGGVVHAPIGKVSFGPERLKDNFLVFMDTLIKMKPATSKGTFVKRITVANTMGPGIKVDFIDVRDELKGARVAA